In one Leptospiraceae bacterium genomic region, the following are encoded:
- a CDS encoding MaoC family dehydratase N-terminal domain-containing protein has product MKKIEFNPFAELAPNTASENFEVKKNTYGRYLDEFKVGEIFVHPRAFTVDRSFAQEFATTFMDANPLFLSAPYAQAHGFKDMLVSPMLVFNLALSLGVQNNSEKAVANLGYYNVQFLKPVYPGDTLSSRTKVLDIADKGKDKPGIAHVRTLCFNQNDEVVLQYERKIMINFANGKVSGPSKPGSTTANFPEKTSPQIELPELKYPSAFRDVTWENSYFESFKAGQVYIHANGRTISDEHIPWTYRVGNTHPLHYDRLYSMGLSGPMSGEPIVYGGLVFAWLIGLASRDISENMLWDLGYTEGYHTQPAISGDTVTCISRILSTEDVGGKYGIPAGEVQIQFIGLKNIKAKEAFEKFGAELFIKEGDKRKLGKEKLPEKIFEIERKLVIKKKPQ; this is encoded by the coding sequence ATGAAGAAAATAGAATTCAATCCTTTTGCCGAACTCGCTCCCAATACGGCGAGTGAAAACTTCGAAGTTAAGAAAAACACCTATGGAAGGTACTTAGACGAATTTAAAGTAGGGGAAATTTTTGTTCATCCAAGAGCCTTTACCGTAGACAGGTCATTTGCCCAGGAATTTGCTACGACTTTCATGGATGCAAACCCTCTTTTCCTGTCCGCACCCTATGCTCAGGCACACGGATTCAAAGATATGCTGGTTTCTCCCATGCTGGTGTTTAATCTTGCCCTTTCTCTCGGAGTCCAGAATAATTCAGAAAAAGCGGTTGCGAATCTTGGATATTATAATGTCCAGTTTTTAAAGCCTGTGTATCCGGGAGATACACTCTCTTCCCGCACAAAAGTATTAGATATTGCAGATAAAGGAAAAGATAAACCCGGTATTGCTCACGTTCGTACCCTTTGCTTTAATCAGAATGATGAAGTCGTACTGCAATATGAAAGAAAAATTATGATAAACTTTGCTAATGGTAAAGTAAGCGGACCTTCCAAACCGGGAAGCACTACTGCCAACTTCCCCGAAAAAACAAGTCCCCAAATTGAACTTCCAGAATTAAAGTATCCATCGGCTTTCCGGGATGTAACCTGGGAAAATAGCTATTTTGAGTCCTTTAAAGCCGGACAGGTCTACATACACGCAAATGGTAGAACTATCAGTGATGAGCATATTCCCTGGACATACCGTGTGGGAAACACTCACCCTCTTCACTATGACAGGTTATATTCGATGGGACTTTCCGGCCCCATGAGTGGTGAGCCTATCGTATACGGTGGCTTAGTATTTGCCTGGTTAATCGGTCTTGCTTCCCGTGATATTTCAGAAAATATGCTCTGGGATCTGGGTTATACCGAAGGCTATCATACACAGCCGGCTATCAGCGGTGATACGGTTACCTGTATTTCGCGCATCCTCAGCACTGAAGATGTAGGGGGTAAATACGGAATCCCTGCCGGAGAAGTTCAAATACAGTTTATCGGCTTGAAAAACATAAAGGCCAAAGAAGCTTTTGAAAAATTTGGTGCCGAATTGTTCATCAAGGAAGGCGATAAAAGAAAATTGGGTAAAGAAAAGCTACCCGAAAAGATTTTTGAAATCGAAAGAAAACTTGTTATCAAGAAAAAACCCCAATAA
- a CDS encoding lysophospholipase, which translates to MSYTNEQKSFISFRNNLKIFYQSWKKTDAKRVLVIQHGFGEHSDRYKNLLDKLKDSDFNIYALDSRGHGRSEGIRGHVEQFQYYVDDLSHLIHIAQEENNTKKIFLLGHSLGGVIALQYSLELNNQDYLHALLLSAPGLKVKMDLEKEVKKIAARYLAVLMPDFVLDANLDVNFLSHDKAVIDAYNKDPLVHGKISFQMANNLFHLSHALYKKAHRLTAPVFLMHGDADGIVDVRGSIELEKALSSAQVSLKVYPGLYHEMMNEPPESREKVLDDLKYFIDSIVPESKPVSS; encoded by the coding sequence GTGAGCTATACAAACGAACAGAAAAGTTTCATATCTTTCCGTAATAACCTGAAAATTTTTTACCAATCCTGGAAAAAAACGGATGCAAAACGAGTTCTCGTAATCCAACACGGCTTTGGAGAGCATAGTGATCGCTATAAAAACCTCCTTGATAAACTGAAAGATTCGGATTTTAATATTTATGCACTCGATTCGAGAGGGCATGGCCGCTCTGAAGGAATCCGCGGGCATGTAGAGCAGTTTCAATACTATGTGGATGACCTTTCTCATCTCATTCATATTGCCCAGGAAGAGAACAATACAAAAAAAATATTTCTCCTGGGTCACTCTCTTGGTGGTGTAATTGCCTTACAATATTCCCTTGAGTTAAATAATCAGGATTATCTCCATGCCCTGCTATTAAGTGCCCCCGGGCTAAAAGTCAAGATGGACCTGGAAAAAGAAGTTAAAAAAATTGCCGCTCGTTACCTCGCGGTACTTATGCCCGATTTTGTCCTGGATGCCAATCTCGATGTAAATTTTTTAAGTCACGATAAAGCGGTTATCGATGCTTACAATAAGGACCCCCTGGTTCACGGCAAAATTTCCTTCCAGATGGCCAATAACCTTTTCCATCTCTCTCATGCCCTGTATAAAAAGGCACACAGGCTTACAGCACCTGTTTTTCTTATGCATGGTGATGCTGACGGTATTGTGGATGTTAGAGGAAGCATTGAATTAGAAAAAGCCTTGAGTAGCGCACAGGTCAGTTTAAAAGTTTATCCCGGTCTTTACCATGAAATGATGAACGAACCTCCGGAAAGTCGCGAGAAAGTATTGGATGATTTAAAATATTTTATAGATTCGATTGTCCCGGAATCAAAACCTGTATCTTCATAA
- the ygiD gene encoding 4,5-DOPA dioxygenase extradiol produces MKEKSLQTALFIGHGSPMNIIEENGFTKTLKEFRNKLTKPDAILIISAHWLTEGTFITAQEHPQQIYDFFGFPPELYQIKYEPPGKSELAKIISFEIPEIKPHMQWGLDHGSWSVLHNLFPEAEIPVLQLSIDYTWPERYHYELGKKLRFLRERNILVIGSGNVVHNLQKVDMKQVNAEPCAWAVEFDSWVKDNLDKKNDVQLCQYYKKSDIATRLSVPTPEHYLPMIYILGMRMEDETVKYIYEGFQNRSISMRSFYY; encoded by the coding sequence ATGAAAGAAAAGTCCCTTCAAACCGCTCTTTTTATAGGTCATGGTTCTCCAATGAACATAATTGAGGAGAATGGTTTTACAAAAACTTTAAAAGAGTTTCGTAATAAACTTACAAAACCTGATGCCATCTTGATTATCTCAGCCCACTGGCTTACGGAGGGGACTTTTATAACTGCACAGGAACATCCACAGCAGATTTATGATTTCTTTGGTTTTCCTCCTGAACTTTACCAGATAAAATATGAGCCCCCGGGGAAATCGGAACTCGCAAAGATTATTTCTTTCGAAATTCCGGAAATTAAACCTCACATGCAGTGGGGTTTAGATCATGGTTCCTGGTCTGTTCTGCATAATTTATTTCCGGAAGCTGAGATTCCGGTTTTACAGCTAAGCATTGACTACACCTGGCCTGAACGCTACCACTACGAATTGGGAAAGAAGCTTCGTTTTTTAAGAGAACGTAATATCCTGGTAATAGGAAGTGGAAATGTGGTTCATAATCTACAAAAAGTTGACATGAAACAGGTAAATGCAGAACCCTGCGCCTGGGCTGTTGAGTTTGATTCCTGGGTGAAAGATAATTTAGATAAGAAGAACGATGTGCAACTCTGTCAGTACTATAAGAAGTCTGATATAGCCACCCGGCTTTCCGTTCCCACACCGGAACATTATCTTCCCATGATCTACATTCTTGGAATGAGAATGGAAGACGAAACCGTAAAATATATATATGAGGGTTTTCAAAACCGTTCGATTTCAATGAGAAGCTTTTACTATTAA
- a CDS encoding peroxiredoxin: MSLLQKEAPVFSLPDSEGSLVSLSDYRGSRVLLVFYPGDDTPVCTKQLCSYSSGFEEFQGLGVKLLGINMDSVESHKKFKAKYKLPFPLLSDEKGDVCKAYDAKGLLGTKRATYLIDENGKIIFENVVLPMFFKDKEDIIGEIKKIL; this comes from the coding sequence ATGAGTTTATTACAAAAAGAAGCACCTGTATTTTCTTTGCCGGATTCAGAAGGAAGCCTTGTTTCTCTATCTGATTACAGAGGTTCCAGGGTTTTACTTGTTTTTTATCCAGGAGACGATACACCTGTTTGTACCAAACAACTCTGCTCTTATAGCAGTGGTTTTGAAGAATTTCAGGGACTTGGGGTAAAGCTTCTGGGAATAAATATGGATTCAGTCGAGTCTCACAAAAAATTTAAGGCCAAGTATAAACTCCCTTTTCCCTTATTAAGTGATGAAAAAGGAGATGTATGCAAAGCCTATGATGCCAAAGGTCTTTTAGGTACCAAAAGAGCTACCTACCTTATCGATGAAAACGGTAAAATTATTTTTGAAAATGTTGTTCTACCTATGTTTTTCAAAGATAAGGAAGACATCATTGGTGAGATAAAAAAAATATTATAA
- a CDS encoding transposase gives MPAKNELHARVDLSADGLYQTIREEFSKIPDHRVNPSISLTDALMSAFAIFSQKNASLLEFEREKVKNKNLQSIYKIQEIPSDTQMREIVDEVSTGAFRKIYKNLFSKLQRGKVLESYRVLDDYYILSGDGTGFFSSEKIHCKSCLVKNKKSGTLYQHMMYGACIVHPDKKEVIPLMFEPITNEDGKTKNDCELNASKRFIEDFRREHPHLKTIFVEDSLFSNAPHIELLKEKNLSFIIGAKEKNHKHLYNQLDKLQELKKTEQFCIEKDRFSHYFSFTNQISLNETSELKVNVLEYKQVDKKEHMIAFSWVTDIEITKENAYELMRIARARWKIENETFNTLKNQGYHFEHNYGHGSKNLSNNFATLMILAFLVDQIQQSSCALFRKALGTFHAKRLFWQKIRNLFEIFEFSSMEQLFQAIAYGFKANISIGENSS, from the coding sequence ATGCCAGCCAAAAACGAGTTACACGCACGGGTAGATTTATCAGCAGATGGACTTTATCAAACAATTCGGGAAGAATTTTCTAAAATCCCGGACCACAGAGTCAATCCTTCGATTTCCCTAACAGATGCTTTGATGTCAGCCTTTGCTATCTTTTCTCAAAAGAACGCATCGCTTCTTGAGTTTGAAAGAGAAAAAGTGAAGAATAAAAATCTTCAAAGTATATACAAGATTCAAGAGATACCCTCTGACACTCAAATGAGAGAAATTGTTGATGAAGTTTCAACAGGAGCTTTCAGGAAAATATATAAAAACCTTTTTTCAAAACTTCAGCGTGGCAAGGTTCTCGAATCTTATCGTGTCCTTGATGATTATTATATTCTTTCCGGAGACGGAACCGGATTCTTCTCCTCAGAGAAAATTCATTGTAAATCCTGTCTTGTAAAGAATAAGAAAAGTGGAACTCTCTACCAGCATATGATGTATGGTGCCTGTATTGTGCATCCGGATAAGAAAGAAGTTATCCCTCTTATGTTTGAACCTATTACAAACGAAGATGGGAAAACAAAAAATGACTGTGAGTTAAACGCCTCTAAACGATTTATTGAAGATTTTAGAAGAGAGCATCCTCATTTAAAAACAATATTTGTAGAGGATTCTCTGTTTTCAAATGCTCCCCACATTGAATTACTGAAAGAGAAGAATCTATCCTTTATCATAGGTGCAAAAGAAAAAAATCACAAACACCTTTACAATCAACTTGATAAGCTACAGGAATTAAAAAAGACAGAGCAATTCTGTATAGAGAAAGATAGATTTTCTCATTACTTTTCTTTTACAAACCAAATTTCTTTAAATGAGACTTCAGAACTCAAAGTCAATGTTCTTGAGTATAAGCAGGTTGATAAAAAAGAGCATATGATTGCTTTTAGCTGGGTTACAGATATTGAAATTACAAAAGAAAATGCTTATGAATTGATGCGAATCGCGAGAGCACGATGGAAGATAGAAAATGAAACCTTCAATACTCTGAAAAATCAGGGTTATCACTTTGAACACAATTATGGACATGGCAGTAAGAATTTGTCTAATAACTTTGCAACTCTTATGATACTTGCTTTTCTTGTAGATCAGATCCAACAATCAAGCTGTGCATTATTTCGAAAAGCACTTGGAACTTTTCATGCAAAAAGATTGTTCTGGCAAAAGATAAGAAACTTGTTTGAAATATTTGAATTTTCATCTATGGAGCAACTATTCCAGGCTATTGCTTATGGATTTAAAGCAAATATTTCTATAGGAGAAAATTCATCATAG
- a CDS encoding FecR domain-containing protein has translation MPVAKVLFLNGDVQITKSDGTTHNAKPGESLGTGDGLNTGKKSSVILNLGAETGNIEIQSESKIRIQKEAEKLSISMLQGKTWLQSSKLKKGEELILNTPVSVAGIRGTKFYTMINGDMVFTCHCEGKIEYKNIQDNKTLTNDTDYLIVQKKDKVVIIYPADLQKANIGFSHSHSELENSPLGKQDTMSDPDREKMLNLIESKFKNIE, from the coding sequence GTGCCGGTAGCCAAAGTTCTCTTTTTAAATGGAGATGTACAGATTACAAAATCCGATGGAACTACTCATAACGCAAAGCCCGGTGAGTCTCTTGGCACAGGAGACGGTTTGAATACAGGTAAAAAATCTTCTGTGATTCTCAACTTAGGTGCTGAAACCGGTAATATAGAAATCCAATCGGAAAGTAAAATTAGAATCCAAAAGGAAGCCGAGAAGCTTTCCATTTCTATGCTACAGGGGAAAACCTGGTTACAATCCAGTAAACTCAAAAAAGGTGAAGAACTTATCCTGAATACTCCCGTATCGGTAGCCGGGATTCGTGGAACCAAGTTTTACACCATGATAAATGGAGATATGGTATTCACCTGCCACTGTGAAGGTAAAATAGAATATAAAAATATTCAGGACAACAAAACTTTAACTAATGACACCGATTATTTGATTGTTCAAAAGAAAGATAAGGTTGTTATTATATATCCTGCAGATTTGCAAAAAGCAAATATTGGCTTTTCTCATTCCCATTCAGAACTTGAAAATAGCCCTCTGGGAAAACAAGATACGATGTCAGATCCTGATAGAGAAAAAATGTTAAATCTAATCGAAAGTAAGTTTAAAAATATTGAATAA
- a CDS encoding adenylate/guanylate cyclase domain-containing protein, protein MKTTKNKSNSFFSQNKLFDRIHTRFQEEFDYNFQIEILKSETQRAYLVLLLICLAFLIFLVKFFFLFNPEELQSIKTEQVQWKVFLILLLYSFYEFGITFLYKHFQRIQKPIPLFGRIMNTLLEISFPTLIVISLKNIYPAEYLLATPPTYLYFIFIILSTLRLDFFISFFTGIFASLHYFFLVWITIAPTVSDKIHYINSIYYQRAFIFLVSGLMAGFVGLQIKKRVLHSIKLLNQKNELRKIFGSHVSQEVVNEILESGKTLVSEYKYVCVMFLDIRNFTKFSEHRTPEEVFNYLNLLFEFMIESINQNRGIINKFLGDGFMAVFGAPITGGKTSKTEVFSL, encoded by the coding sequence ATGAAAACCACTAAAAATAAATCGAATTCTTTCTTTTCCCAAAATAAACTTTTTGATAGAATTCACACTCGCTTTCAGGAAGAATTTGACTATAACTTTCAGATTGAAATTCTCAAAAGTGAAACTCAGAGAGCATATTTAGTTTTATTGCTAATCTGTTTAGCCTTTTTAATCTTCCTGGTTAAATTTTTTTTCCTATTTAATCCAGAAGAACTTCAGAGTATCAAAACAGAACAAGTTCAATGGAAAGTTTTCCTTATTCTTCTGCTCTACTCATTCTATGAATTTGGTATAACTTTTCTTTACAAACATTTTCAAAGAATTCAAAAACCGATTCCCCTATTCGGACGGATTATGAACACTCTTCTCGAGATTTCGTTTCCCACACTGATCGTAATCTCTTTAAAAAATATTTATCCTGCTGAATATTTATTGGCAACTCCTCCCACTTATCTTTATTTTATTTTTATTATTTTATCCACGCTTCGATTAGATTTTTTTATCTCCTTTTTTACAGGAATTTTTGCGAGCTTACATTACTTCTTTTTAGTTTGGATTACTATAGCACCTACCGTTTCAGATAAGATTCATTATATAAATTCCATATACTATCAAAGAGCTTTCATTTTTCTCGTCAGCGGCTTAATGGCCGGTTTCGTAGGACTTCAAATTAAGAAGAGGGTTCTACATTCTATAAAGTTACTGAATCAGAAAAATGAATTACGAAAAATTTTCGGCTCTCATGTATCACAGGAAGTGGTAAATGAGATTTTAGAATCCGGAAAGACTCTGGTCTCTGAATACAAATATGTCTGTGTTATGTTTTTAGATATTAGAAATTTTACAAAATTTTCCGAGCATAGAACTCCTGAGGAAGTTTTTAACTATCTAAATTTACTTTTTGAATTTATGATTGAAAGCATCAATCAAAACCGGGGAATCATTAATAAATTCCTGGGAGATGGATTTATGGCTGTTTTTGGTGCTCCTATAACAGGAGGGAAAACGAGTAAAACTGAAGTATTTAGCCTCTAA
- a CDS encoding SBBP repeat-containing protein, producing the protein MKNLLHFIIIVILGFVQSGCESKVDDLIPDWKKGLAEMKFIEYNQSWNNFAAKLEIDYNKPSYHQVNETINYYSFQAEKNKNYNIMVEGYGLKLTGIEGDSQKEIFSVNINNSYSSNSGGLLYKFASTIDGEFFLKVEKLEGYLYNIRVYDEAPYISSEMKLPYLRINEFASITGVNFDSNIENNTVTINGIEMIASSVSDNAGGHFNELQNLYFKIPEDLKMYVNEQGARVLIETTKGNYTKNYSSLILPAVSFTYKFKDYPDEALITNESIYLSVPFRIGMDKTSLVAEFTSTLDQVTVEQIPQISGQTANNFTSKVSYKIESSIDKVSRYFYVNAYNGYFWKTELEFTNSSEPIAMTVSNDEDIYVLSSNGGYLGFGKYSKDGILLWDDGMNETFTIKGTGIVTDNNGNVYITGLTKGEINGELLNGKQDFFILKYSSTGTLLWTKLYGVANTTTLGSGISSDNSGNIYITGYTSGNLDAQVKTGIYDLFIAKYDLNGNRIWTRLLGGTDSYQYPKSIINDTLGNVYITGYSEGPTIDGLTVTSHDTFIVKYDSNGNKQWTRSLSGSSWVEGYSIISDSNNNIYITGSTSGDLNGQIKDSSYSGDSLFVAKYDSNGNRQWTRIYNAYFRGCSISIDLSGMVYVSTGNYIAKYDSSGVSQWKTRISVMNSYASYDYNRGLFVNKSGNIYYLGKDTYSDLIKFK; encoded by the coding sequence ATGAAAAATTTATTACATTTCATTATTATAGTTATATTAGGTTTTGTTCAATCAGGATGTGAAAGTAAAGTAGATGATTTGATTCCTGATTGGAAGAAAGGTTTGGCGGAAATGAAATTTATAGAATATAATCAAAGTTGGAATAACTTCGCTGCTAAACTTGAAATCGATTATAATAAACCCAGTTATCATCAAGTAAATGAAACCATTAATTACTATTCTTTCCAGGCTGAAAAAAACAAAAATTATAATATAATGGTAGAAGGTTATGGTTTAAAACTTACAGGTATTGAAGGAGATTCTCAAAAAGAAATTTTTTCAGTAAATATAAACAATTCTTATAGTTCCAATTCTGGTGGTTTATTATATAAATTTGCTTCAACTATTGATGGAGAATTTTTTTTAAAGGTAGAAAAATTAGAAGGATATTTATATAATATACGTGTATATGATGAAGCACCTTATATTTCTTCAGAAATGAAATTACCATATTTAAGGATAAATGAATTTGCCAGTATTACTGGAGTGAATTTTGATTCTAATATAGAAAATAACACTGTTACTATTAATGGAATTGAGATGATTGCTAGCTCAGTCTCTGATAATGCAGGAGGTCATTTTAATGAATTACAGAATTTATATTTTAAAATACCAGAAGACCTTAAAATGTATGTAAATGAACAAGGTGCTCGGGTTCTTATAGAAACAACTAAAGGAAATTACACTAAAAATTACTCTTCACTAATATTACCTGCTGTAAGTTTTACATATAAATTTAAAGATTATCCGGACGAAGCATTGATTACAAATGAATCTATATATCTTTCAGTTCCATTTAGAATTGGAATGGATAAAACTTCTTTGGTTGCAGAATTTACATCAACTTTAGACCAGGTTACAGTTGAACAAATACCACAGATATCGGGACAAACTGCGAACAACTTTACCAGTAAAGTTTCGTATAAGATCGAATCTTCTATAGATAAAGTGTCTCGTTATTTTTATGTAAATGCTTATAATGGATATTTTTGGAAAACAGAATTAGAATTTACAAATAGTTCTGAACCAATAGCAATGACTGTCAGTAACGATGAAGACATTTATGTTCTGTCATCTAATGGAGGATACCTTGGATTTGGAAAATATAGTAAAGATGGAATTTTGCTCTGGGACGACGGAATGAATGAAACTTTTACAATTAAAGGAACTGGAATAGTTACAGATAATAATGGAAATGTATATATAACAGGACTAACAAAAGGAGAAATAAATGGAGAATTGCTCAATGGAAAGCAAGATTTTTTTATTTTAAAATATAGTTCTACCGGAACCCTGCTTTGGACAAAATTATATGGAGTAGCAAACACTACAACTCTTGGCTCAGGAATATCTTCTGACAATTCAGGCAATATTTATATCACAGGCTATACGAGTGGTAATTTAGATGCTCAAGTAAAAACGGGAATTTATGATCTATTTATTGCAAAGTATGATTTAAACGGAAATAGAATATGGACAAGGCTATTGGGAGGTACAGATTCGTATCAGTATCCAAAATCAATAATTAATGATACATTAGGAAATGTGTATATAACAGGTTATTCTGAAGGTCCAACTATAGATGGATTAACAGTGACCAGTCATGATACGTTTATAGTAAAGTATGATTCAAATGGAAATAAGCAATGGACAAGGTCATTATCTGGTAGTTCCTGGGTGGAGGGATATTCTATAATTTCAGATTCAAATAACAATATTTATATTACCGGATCTACAAGTGGAGATTTAAATGGACAGATAAAAGATAGTTCCTATTCTGGTGATAGTTTATTTGTTGCAAAATATGATAGTAATGGAAATAGGCAATGGACAAGAATTTACAATGCTTATTTTAGAGGATGCAGCATAAGTATAGATTTATCAGGCATGGTTTATGTTTCTACCGGAAATTACATTGCTAAGTATGATTCCAGTGGGGTTTCACAATGGAAGACACGAATATCTGTGATGAATTCATATGCATCCTATGATTATAATCGAGGATTATTTGTAAATAAGTCCGGTAATATCTACTATTTAGGTAAGGATACTTATTCTGATTTAATTAAATTTAAGTAA
- a CDS encoding response regulator transcription factor — MSQNIGIISQDINFYSFKQEKINEFHSTEFKFQKWISAEEFWRKRNKKNLSLLLIEIELSGMNGLELTKLIKRQYPEIKIILISSNESIEDISEVLSSGAIGYVLQEEVKQLDSIIFTVLSGGGVFSPNTSKRVIEYIRNLKQPDEKHLCFTEREWSIIKELMLGNGIDKISQKFGTSKQTVRKQLSNLYKKFGVKNQIELINKLSEYNLID, encoded by the coding sequence GTGTCACAAAATATTGGGATAATCAGTCAGGATATAAATTTCTATTCTTTCAAACAAGAAAAGATTAATGAATTCCATTCTACTGAATTTAAATTTCAAAAATGGATTTCAGCAGAGGAGTTCTGGAGGAAAAGAAATAAGAAAAATTTGAGTCTCCTCCTAATAGAGATAGAACTTTCTGGTATGAATGGACTGGAACTCACCAAACTCATTAAACGCCAATATCCAGAAATTAAGATTATTCTAATATCTTCTAATGAGTCCATTGAAGATATTTCTGAGGTTTTAAGTTCCGGGGCGATTGGGTATGTTCTACAAGAAGAAGTAAAACAGCTTGATTCAATTATTTTCACCGTCCTTTCCGGAGGAGGGGTTTTTTCTCCTAACACTTCAAAAAGGGTCATAGAATATATTCGAAATTTAAAACAACCCGATGAAAAACACCTATGTTTTACCGAAAGAGAATGGAGTATTATAAAAGAATTAATGCTCGGAAATGGTATTGATAAAATCAGCCAGAAATTTGGAACCTCAAAGCAAACAGTCCGAAAACAGCTAAGCAATCTTTATAAAAAATTTGGAGTCAAAAATCAGATTGAATTAATAAATAAATTATCTGAATACAATTTAATCGATTGA
- a CDS encoding response regulator transcription factor — protein MGYSSVVIRYYSKKSDDLEVLSNIFNLSNITSFSSIDSLFNEINKEFFYIIFTNSADDIDKLLQFLLDSFFLNFNVIIILNIKNNELVVKLLKAGALAVYYKEEQAHFQTLLKKTITGELQTSPLASSSIFSYFQRIPFHLSSRENQILELLLKGKKVKEIAGLLSISQLTVKKQIQSIYKKTNSSNRLELFSRINHYRKEEGCRMT, from the coding sequence ATGGGTTATTCAAGTGTTGTAATAAGATATTATTCTAAAAAATCTGATGATTTGGAAGTATTATCTAATATTTTTAACTTAAGCAATATTACTAGTTTTAGCTCTATAGACTCTCTCTTCAATGAGATTAATAAGGAATTTTTTTATATTATTTTTACTAATTCCGCAGATGATATTGATAAGCTCTTGCAATTCCTATTAGATAGTTTTTTTCTTAATTTTAATGTTATAATTATTCTAAATATAAAAAATAACGAGTTAGTTGTAAAATTATTAAAAGCTGGCGCCTTAGCAGTTTATTATAAGGAAGAACAAGCTCATTTCCAAACCTTGTTAAAAAAAACAATAACCGGTGAACTCCAAACCAGCCCTCTTGCTTCATCTTCGATTTTTAGCTATTTTCAAAGGATACCTTTTCATTTAAGTTCACGCGAAAACCAAATTTTAGAACTTTTACTGAAAGGAAAAAAAGTTAAAGAAATAGCCGGGCTTTTAAGTATATCACAACTTACCGTAAAAAAACAGATCCAAAGTATCTATAAAAAAACAAATTCATCCAATAGACTTGAATTATTTTCTCGCATAAATCACTACAGGAAGGAGGAAGGTTGTCGAATGACCTAA
- a CDS encoding M48 family metalloprotease, which yields MNYKEKALHELEVVLADWNSTPIGRKHFLASVPLLLSACSSGDKKRYREGDNTGQYTDITVEDEKNMAQEYLPKMLEDYPPVQDNDMQEYISGIGQRIVRANGLHGKPYEYNFMVVGTKNVNAFALPAGTIFVTAPLIAMADSEAELAGVIGHEIGHVKARHTAERIYEADQMTTKMWKNIATGSGIGALIGGAAGAATACKGKKGNDFNKCVAAAAAAGAAVGIAAGYLITKYQFMQNSQEDELEADRIGFRTAVNAGYSKAYVGKFYEKLLQMESQAKAHKNPITSSLADAMSTHPPSTKRVGEMNKLVAESNKSGGAVSSSAFEKFSSKARRL from the coding sequence ATGAACTATAAAGAAAAAGCTTTACACGAACTGGAGGTGGTTCTTGCCGATTGGAACTCTACACCGATAGGTAGAAAACACTTTCTGGCTTCGGTTCCACTTTTGCTCTCGGCCTGTTCTTCTGGTGATAAAAAACGCTATAGAGAAGGAGATAATACAGGGCAATACACGGATATTACCGTGGAAGATGAGAAAAATATGGCCCAGGAGTATTTACCCAAGATGCTTGAAGATTATCCTCCGGTTCAAGACAATGATATGCAGGAGTATATCTCCGGTATAGGGCAGAGGATTGTACGGGCCAATGGTCTGCATGGAAAGCCCTATGAATACAACTTCATGGTGGTTGGAACCAAAAACGTAAACGCCTTTGCCCTTCCTGCCGGAACTATTTTTGTCACCGCTCCCCTCATTGCCATGGCGGATTCCGAAGCAGAGCTTGCCGGTGTCATCGGTCATGAAATTGGACACGTTAAGGCCAGACACACTGCCGAAAGAATCTACGAAGCAGATCAAATGACCACAAAAATGTGGAAAAATATCGCAACAGGCAGTGGAATAGGTGCTCTTATAGGTGGTGCTGCCGGTGCTGCAACTGCTTGCAAGGGAAAGAAGGGAAATGACTTTAATAAATGTGTTGCAGCAGCAGCTGCTGCCGGTGCTGCTGTCGGGATTGCTGCTGGCTATCTTATTACCAAATACCAGTTTATGCAAAACTCCCAGGAAGACGAACTCGAAGCTGATAGAATTGGTTTTAGAACCGCAGTAAATGCCGGTTATTCCAAGGCGTATGTAGGAAAATTTTATGAAAAATTATTACAAATGGAAAGCCAGGCCAAGGCCCATAAAAACCCGATAACCAGCAGTCTGGCAGATGCTATGAGTACCCACCCTCCTTCAACCAAAAGAGTGGGAGAAATGAATAAACTTGTAGCAGAAAGCAATAAAAGCGGGGGAGCTGTGTCCAGTTCCGCTTTTGAAAAATTTAGTAGTAAAGCCAGAAGGCTGTAA